A DNA window from Mus caroli chromosome 8, CAROLI_EIJ_v1.1, whole genome shotgun sequence contains the following coding sequences:
- the Gcdh gene encoding glutaryl-CoA dehydrogenase, mitochondrial: protein MVPAMLAGYMSLRRVSARLLSRRSGLRFPGVPRTWSSAAAHTEKTQIRPAKSSRPVFDWKDPLILEEQLTADEKLIRDTFRNYCQERLMSRILLANRNEVFHRDIVHEMGELGVLGPTIKGYGCAGVSSVAYGLLTRELERVDSGYRSMMSVQSSLVMHPIYTYGSEEQRQKYLPRLAKGELLGCFGLTEPNHGSDPGGMETRARHNPSNQSYTLSGTKTWITNSPVADLFIVWARCEDNCIRGFILEKGMRGLSAPRIEGKFSLRASATGMIIMDGVEVPEENVLPNVSSLAGPFGCLNTARYGITWGVLGAAEFCLHTARQYALDRIQFGVPLARNQLVQKKLADMLTEITLGLHACLQLGRLKDQDKATPEMVSMLKRNNCGKALDIARQARDILGGNGISDEYHVIRHAMNLEAVNTYEGTHDIHALILGRAITGIQAFTVGK, encoded by the exons ATGGTTCCTGCAATGCTCGCCGGCTACATGTCCCTGAGAAGAGTCTCCGCGCGGTTGCTGAGCCGCAGGTCCGGCCTGCGCTTCCCGGGTGTTCCACGTACCTGGAGCTCGGCGGCCGCCCACACCG AGAAGACACAGATCCGACCGGCCAAAT CCTCTCGCCCCGTGTTTGACTGGAAGGACCCACTCATACTGGAGGAGCAGCTGACTGCCGATGAGAAACTGATCAGGGACACCTTCCGTAACTACTGCCAGGAGCGGCTTATGTCTCGAATTCTGCTGGCCAATCGAAACGAAG TTTTTCACAGGGACATTGTGCATGAGATGGGGGAGCTGGGCGTGTTGGGACCCACCATTAAAG GGTATGGCTGTGCTGGTGTGTCATCGGTGGCCTATGGGCTCCTGACCCGAGAGCTTGAGAGGGTGGACAGTGGCTACAGGTCGATGATGAGTGTTCAGTCCTCCCTTGTCATGCACCCCATCTATACCTATGGGAGCGAGGAGCAGCGACAGAAATATCTGCCCAGACTGG CCAAGGGTGAACTTCTGGGCTGCTTTGGACTTACAGAGCCCAACCATGGGAGTGACCCAGGTGGCATGGAGACCAGAGCTCGCCACAATCCATCAAACCAGAGCTACACTCTCAGTGGGACCAAGACCTG GATCACCAACTCCCCTGTGGCTGACCTATTTATAGTGTGGGCTCGGTGTGAGGATAACTGTATTCGGGGCTTCATATTGGAGAAGGGTATGCGGGGCCTCTCAGCCCCTAGGATTGAAGGAAAGTTCTCCTTGCGGGCCTCAGCTACCGGTATGATCATCATGGACGGCGTGGAAGTGCCTGAGGAGAATGTGCTGCCTAATGTATCCAGCCTGGCG GGCCCTTTTGGCTGCCTTAACACTGCCCGCTATGGCATCACATGGGGTGTGTTGGGAGCTGCTGAGTTCTGTTTGCACACAGCCCGGCAGTATGCCCTGGACAG GATCCAGTTTGGAGTCCCCTTGGCCAGGAACCAGCTGGTTCAGAAGAAGTTGGCAGACATGCTCACTGAGATCACGCTGGGACTCCATGCTTGTTTGCAACTTGGCCGTTTAAAGGATCAGGACAA GGCTACCCCAGAAATGGTCTCCATGTTGAAGAGAAACAACTGTGGAAAAGCCCTGGACATTGCCCGCCAGGCACGAGACATCCTGGGAGGAAATGGGATTTCTGATGAGTACCATGTCATCCGGCATGCTATGAATCTGGAGGCAGTGAACACTTATGAAG gtacacatgatATTCATGCTCTGATCCTTGGGAGAGCAATTACTGGGATTCAGGCATTCACAGTTGGCAAGTGA
- the Syce2 gene encoding synaptonemal complex central element protein 2 isoform X2 yields MTNFRDSLKMKVSDLTEKLEERMYQVYSHHSKIIQERLQEFTQKMAKINHLEMELKQVCQTVETVYKDLCVQSEVPTCEEQNYKDGEC; encoded by the exons ATGACCAACTTCAGGGACAGCCTCAAGATGAAG GTCTCAGATCTGACAGAAAAGTTGGAGGAGAGGATGTACCAGGTATACAGCCACCACAGCAAAATCATTCAGGAAAGACTACAAGAATTTACCCAGAAGATGGCAAAGATCAACCATCTAGAAATGGAGCTTAAACAAGTCTGCCAAACTGTGGAAACGGTGTACAAGGACCTATGTGTCCAGTCTGAG GTTCCCACTTGCGAAGAACAGAATTACAAAGATGGTGAATGCTGA